In Lathyrus oleraceus cultivar Zhongwan6 chromosome 2, CAAS_Psat_ZW6_1.0, whole genome shotgun sequence, the DNA window acttataatcaactttggctcaccagcctacaactcagtattttcaacaatatcaacttataatcaactttggctcaccagcctacaactcagtattttcaacaatatcaacttataatcaactttggctcaccagcctacaactcagcattttcaacaatatcaacttataatcaacatatttgtatcaacacttcataacataacctcaacaaaattactcatcacaatcAACGATAATAGGCCAATCGCCACTTATGTTCACAATATTAAAATATCAgtttttccaatttccaacagtgttaaccggttaacgccctgggttaaccggttaacgcaggacaaaaatacattttctggcaacacgcaacagtgttaaccggttaacgccctgggttaaccggttaacgcaggcaaaacagcacatcttcacaaaatataacagtgttaaccggttaacgccctgggttaaccggttaacgcaggcaaaacagcagtccctgcgctaacacaaggtagaatgcagagttctccgcattttccgccgttggaggacttccggacctccgattcaacttccgtaaaaagctacatcATCGGAGAATCACAACACAcacaattatcgattcaatttcagttttcctacaacttattcatcacaattttctcagcattctaaattcccaattagggtcaattcaacggtttatcactacccattacatgttaatctataatacccattaaacgacgataaacccccccttacctgattaatccggcaaatctctaagcttcgagcttttccgttcttcaacctttgctctctagctcttcctctttgcccttttcctctttcacgatcgtttctctgcttttcacgtaaaaaacctttttactccaaataggctcttttccttatttccaacatatatatatatttcccaataattattattccaaataataaaataataatccaataattcaatttatttaattaaattaataaatatattatcaacttaattaaataattctcttattttatttggggtgttacaactctccccccactaaaagagttttcgtcctcgaaaacatacctcaagcaaataactctggataggactctttcatctgactctccagttcccaagtcacattgccacctgctggtcctccccaagctaccttcactaaggcaatctctttaccccgcaactgcttcaactctcgatcctcaatcctcataggcgatatttcaacagtcaggttatctctcacctgtacatcatctacttggatcacatgcgacggatcatgaatgtacctcctcaactgagacacatgaaaaacctcatgcaaattcgcaagtgacggcggtaaagcgatacgataggctacctctcctatcctctccaaaatctgataaggaccaataaatcgcggtgtcaacttctttgacttcaaagctcgaccaacacctgttatcggagtaacacgaagaaacacatgatctccctctcggaattcaagtgacttcctcctcttatcatgataactcttctggcgactctgagcaattctcatcttctcctgaatcatcttaatcttctccgtagtctgttgaacaatctccggtccaaccacagcactctcaccggcctcataccaacacaaaggtgtccgacatctcctaccatacaaagcttcaaacggcgccataccaatgctcgaatgaaaactattgttgtaggtaaactcaatcaaaggtaaataacaatcccaagcacctcccttctccaaaacacaagctctcaaaagatcctctaatgactgaatcgtcctctcagtctgaccatcagtctgcggatgatatgcagaactcaatctcagcttagttcccgaagccttctgcaaaccttcccagaatttcgatgtaaatctaggatctctgtccgaaacaatactcgacggaataccatgcaaacttacaatcttctcaatatacaactcagctaatctctctaacggatagtccattctaatcggaatgaaatgagctgacttcgtcaatctatccacaatcacccaaatggcttcaaaattcttaattgttctcggtaaaccagaaacaaaatccatactgatactatcccacttccactctggaatagccaacggttgcattagcccagacggcttctgatgctcaatctttgacttctgacaagtcaaacaagaataaacaaaactcgcaatttctcttttcattcccggccaccaaaataactttttcaaatcatgatacatcttcgtagctccaggatgaatactcaacccactacgatgtccttcttcaagaatactcttcttaagttcggcgacatccggaatgcacacccgattaccaaatttcaaaacaccattctcatcaactctgaattcgccaccttgaccttgattcactagagtcaacttatcaaccaaaagcacatcggatttctgaccctctctgatctcatccagtataccacttgttaacttcaacattcccaatttaacactattgtgagtactctcacacaccaaactcaagtctctaaactgctcaattaaatccaattctttaaccattagcatagacatatgtaatgatttccgactcaatgcatcagccactacgtttgctttacccggatggtaattcaaaccaaagtcataatccttcagaaactccaaccatcttctctgtctcatattcagctctttctgatcaaacaaatactttaaacttttatggtcactgaaaacctcaaatcttgacccatacaagtaatgtctccataacttcagaacaaataccacagctgccaactctaaatcatgcgtcggatagttcctctcatgaactctcagctgtcttgaagcataagctataacctgcttattctgcatcaacacgccacccaaacccaacaatgaagcatcacagtaaacgtcaaatgattccgacgaactcggtaatatcagaataggagcagtagttaaccttctctttaactcttggaaaccttcttcacattttgagtcccgaacaaacgcttgcccctttctagtcaacatcgtcaacggtaacgccaacttagaaaatccctcgatgaacttcctataataaccagccaagccaaggaaacttcgaatctcagcaacagacttcggagcttcccacttagataccgcttctatcttagaaggatcaacagcaacaccacctcttgaaatcacatgaccaagaaaattcacttcttctaaccaaaattcacatttagagagtttagcaaataacttcttttctcgtaggacttctaaaaccactctcaaatgctcagcatgctcttcttcagacttcgaatacaccaaaatatcatcaataaacaccacaacaaacttgtctaggtacggatggaaaatcctattcatgtactccataaatactccaggtgcattagtcacaccaaaaggcattacagaatactcataatgtccataccttgttctgaaagcagtcttctgaatatcctcagttttcacacggatttgatgatacccagatctcaaatctatcttgctgaacacactcgcaccaaccaactgatccatcaaatcatcaatcctcggcaaaggataccgattcttgatcgtcactttattcagttgcctgtagtccacacacaacctcatagtaccttctttcttcttaaccaatagcactggtgcaccccacggtgacacactcggacgaataaatttcttatccaacagatcttccaactgactcttcaattccTTTAACTCtacagcagacatacggtacggagccatcgatatcggtctagtaccaagtaccaaatcaatcgagaactcaacttcacgctctggcggcaattcattcacctcttccggaaacacatcaggaaaatcacacaccacggctagatcacaaatcaccagtttatctttagcctccaaggtcgctaacagcataaacaactctgccccatcagctacttcctcattcacctgccttgccgatagaaacaaactctttccttcctcaatctcaggaaagaccaccgtcttatcaaaacaattgatagaaactcggttaaacaccaaccagttcatacccagaataacatcaatctgcactagtggaagacacactaggtccatcccaaagtctctaccaaaaatactcaaaggacaatttaaacaaaccgaagtagtagtcactgaacccttcgcaggagtatcaattaccatactaccaaacatctcagatatctccaacttaagtttcacagcacaatccaaagatataaaggaatgagtcgcacctgtgtcaataatagctacaagaggaaagccattaatataacacgtacctcggataagtctgtcatcactggaggtttgagttccggtcaaaGCGAACACCCTtccagtctgagatttctttggcttctgacactgacttccaatatgcccttcttcgccacaattaaaacaaatcacttccttgtgcttgcaatcagctattgcatgaccagtcttaccacagcgaaaacacctctttacttcagcagtgcatacattactcttatgaccagcctgaccacatttgaagcaaactataccagcaggagcacctcccccactagctctctgagccggagcagctctttgcttcccttttccagctggagcatcatacggcttgccacggttttgatgttgctttcctctgcgatcactgacaaccttgtaatgagcattattgtcttcttcaaatatcctgcagctatcaaccaattcagtaaaaatgcgtatcttctgatacccaacagccttcttaatttcagagcgcaatccgttttcaaacttgatgcactttgaaaattcagcaccagcaccagtgtaatgaggataaaatttggacaactccacaaatttcgcagcataatcagtgacagacatgtttccttgcttcagctcaaggaactcaatttccttcttaccacggacatcttccggataatacttcctcaagaattccctacggaatacatcccaagtaatgacttcacctgccacggtcaacctctcgtgagtctctagccaccagtcatcagcttcgactgctagcatgtgagtaccataccgaaccttctgagctggagtgcaatccataacacggaagattctctcaatctctttcaaccatcccaaggctgcatctggatcatgctttcctttaaacaccggcggattctctctttgaaaagtcgccaagctacgtgatccagcatctccaccagcatttggcaagttctgcacagcttgtgccattgcttgcattgcggcagccattgcagcgtcattccttccagccatttcaacttatcactacaacacaacttaaaagttagactagtaacaattacacaattgttagacagtaacgacacgacaactggccggacagaccgacctgctctgataccactaatgtaacacccttctaaaataccccaattatttaataacaacaaatatatatatatatatatcagagtgatcatgcaccaagggtgtcacacaacatttcacaccataaaaactgtcatgctctttattcaatcaaaataaacatttttgtttgcataactcgcagcggatataaatcaaccaaccattccaacatataacatattacagaTAAAAAGGTTCGACAatcaacaataaaacaattaaacatcccgtcccgatgttacatctatcagagcacgacccactaagacgactacgctagactccaagcattagcttctactcaatcactgctcgttacctgaaaaatagttgtaagggtgagttcctcaatcgatataacaaacattataaattatcatgttatgttaagtaaatttacacgttaatcaccctaatcatatcatgcattcagtaacggcacatcaactcaaatatcatactcaataacaacgtaaaatgcaactcaataacgacataaaatgcaactcaataacaacataaaatgcaactcaaatgagactcgactcgtcatgcatgtggtaccattcggagtaaaactcccaacttaaaatcattgccattttagtgggcatcaaggcataagccttcaactttcaacttaaaattttgccaatccaggccaacgtggtgtgagcaaagctccaatttttgccaatccaggccaacgtggtgtgagaAAAGCTCCAAttttttgccaatccaggccaacgtggtgtgagcaaagctccgacttaatgcatatgaatgtgCATGGCATATACGACTTGAAatttcaacaacataataataacagcaacacaacaacgttttcaacaacaatcaacttataatcaactttggctcatcaagcctacaactcagtattttcaacaaaatcaacttataatcaactttggctcaccagcctacaactcagtattttcaacaatatcaacttataatcaactttggctcaccagcctacaactcagtattttcaacaatatcaacttataatcaactttggctcaccagcctacaactcagcattttcaacaatatcaacttataatcaacatatttgtatcaacacttcataacataacctcaacaaaattactcatcacaatcAACGATAATAGGCCAATCGCCACTTATGTTCACAATATTAAAATATCAgtttttccaatttccaacagtgttaaccggttaacgccctgggttaaccggttaacgcaggacaaaaatacattttctggcaacacgcaacagtgttaaccggttaacgccctgggttaaccggttaacgcaggcaaaacagcacatcttcacaaaatataacagtgttaaccggttaacgccctgggttaaccggttaacgcaggcaaaacagcagtccctgcgctaacacaaggcagaatgcagagttctccgcattttccgccgttggaggacttccggacctccgattcaacttccgtaaaaagctacatcATCGGAGAATCACAACACAcacaattatcgattcaatttcagttttcctacaacttattcatcacaattttctcagcattctaaattcccaattagggtcaattcaacggtttat includes these proteins:
- the LOC127120789 gene encoding uncharacterized protein LOC127120789 yields the protein MAGRNDAAMAAAMQAMAQAVQNLPNAGGDAGSRSLATFQRENPPVFKGKHDPDAALGWLKEIERIFRVMDCTPAQKVRYGTHMLAVEADDWWLETHERLTVAGEVITWDVFRREFLRKYYPEDVRGKKEIEFLELKQGNMSVTDYAAKFVELSKFYPHYTGAGAEFSKCIKFENGLRSEIKKAVGYQKIRIFTELVDSCRIFEEDNNAHYKVVSDRRGKQHQNRGKPYDAPAGKGKQRAAPAQRASGGGAPAGIVCFKCGQAGHK